In Candidatus Binatota bacterium, one DNA window encodes the following:
- a CDS encoding glutathione S-transferase codes for MIDLYTSPTPNGYKASIALEEMELPYEVHAIDLMSGEQKQPDFLAICPNGRIPAIVDRDEGDLAVFESGAIMIYLAEKSGRFLPTDTRGRSLVIQWLMFQMGGIGPMMGQANVFYRYFPEKLQPAIDRYQNESRRLFEVLDGQLARSEYLAGDYSIADMANWAWVRTHNWSGVSTDGLDNLSRWMTAIGERPGARAGVTVPVDISEIMKGGKDADKAAEEFSKRAGSMLQR; via the coding sequence ATGATAGACCTCTACACCTCGCCCACGCCCAACGGTTACAAGGCCAGCATTGCGCTCGAAGAAATGGAGCTGCCTTACGAGGTGCACGCCATCGACCTGATGTCGGGCGAGCAGAAACAGCCCGACTTCCTGGCCATCTGCCCCAACGGCCGCATACCCGCTATTGTTGACCGCGACGAAGGCGACTTAGCGGTCTTCGAGTCGGGTGCGATCATGATCTACCTGGCCGAGAAGAGCGGTCGCTTTTTACCCACCGACACCCGCGGTCGCTCGCTGGTAATACAGTGGCTCATGTTCCAGATGGGCGGCATTGGCCCGATGATGGGACAAGCCAACGTTTTCTACCGCTACTTTCCCGAGAAGTTGCAGCCCGCTATCGACCGTTACCAGAACGAGAGCCGTCGGTTGTTCGAGGTGCTCGACGGTCAGCTCGCGCGCAGCGAGTACCTTGCTGGCGACTACTCCATTGCCGACATGGCCAACTGGGCCTGGGTGCGCACGCACAACTGGTCGGGTGTATCCACCGACGGCCTGGACAACCTGTCGCGTTGGATGACCGCCATAGGTGAGCGCCCCGGGGCGCGGGCGGGCGTTACGGTGCCCGTGGATATAAGCGAGATCATGAAGGGCGGCAAAGACGCCGACAAGGCGGCCGAGGAATTCTCGAAGCGCGCCGGCTCTATGCTGCAGAGATAG